A stretch of the Pseudomonadota bacterium genome encodes the following:
- a CDS encoding HD domain-containing protein, which produces MNDEKYMAIPPGAIIPGSLPKFKIYVLSPNGRHTLWALDGNDVNTKQLTKLADSGLKEVFIDLEEEIEYEQYLEVHLGGILENQGSSDEQKAAIFSKVSTNVVKDSFETSLGLGTMNMDALQRTQAMVKNALIFIAESNSLQALSKMIGHDYKTYEHATKVLWFTVAFLRNNPDVIEQIEPDYQAFDEAQKKEILKQCGVGAMLHDIGKVFVSQEILNKNGPLTAVEWEIMKHHPLSGLAMLLDTETPIFVKKAVLHHHEDFCGGGYPMSLEGQNITILARVLRIVDVFDAMTSRRPYKEALSPVKAAQIMVGTPTEKIKIEDGSEQDDRDQGMKQCFDEKLLRKFILFLGKISSGM; this is translated from the coding sequence ATGAACGATGAAAAGTACATGGCCATTCCTCCAGGCGCGATAATACCTGGAAGTTTACCGAAGTTTAAAATATATGTCCTTTCACCAAATGGGCGCCACACCCTCTGGGCGCTTGATGGTAATGATGTCAATACGAAACAGCTAACAAAACTTGCCGACAGCGGACTAAAAGAGGTTTTCATCGACCTCGAAGAAGAGATCGAGTATGAACAATATCTTGAGGTTCACCTGGGGGGTATCCTTGAGAACCAGGGATCGTCGGACGAGCAGAAGGCAGCTATATTCAGTAAAGTTTCCACAAATGTTGTCAAAGACTCCTTTGAAACATCCTTGGGACTGGGTACAATGAATATGGATGCCTTGCAGCGGACGCAAGCAATGGTCAAAAACGCGCTGATATTTATAGCGGAATCAAATTCCCTTCAGGCACTGTCGAAAATGATTGGCCATGATTACAAGACATATGAGCATGCCACTAAGGTTCTATGGTTTACAGTGGCCTTTCTCAGGAATAACCCGGACGTTATTGAACAGATAGAACCGGATTATCAGGCGTTCGATGAAGCTCAGAAAAAGGAAATATTAAAACAGTGCGGCGTCGGCGCCATGCTCCATGACATCGGAAAGGTTTTTGTCTCCCAGGAGATACTCAATAAAAACGGACCTCTCACCGCAGTCGAGTGGGAAATCATGAAACACCATCCCTTGAGCGGTTTGGCGATGCTCCTCGATACGGAAACCCCCATTTTTGTCAAGAAAGCCGTATTACATCACCATGAGGACTTTTGCGGCGGCGGCTATCCCATGAGCTTGGAAGGGCAAAATATAACTATCCTGGCCCGCGTATTGAGAATTGTAGATGTATTCGATGCCATGACGTCCCGCCGGCCATACAAAGAAGCCCTATCTCCGGTGAAGGCGGCGCAGATCATGGTTGGAACGCCGACAGAGAAAATAAAAATAGAGGATGGTTCAGAGCAGGATGATCGCGATCAGGGCATGAAACAATGCTTCGATGAAAAGCTGCTCCGAAAATTCATATTATTTCTTGGCAAAATATCGTCCGGAATGTGA
- a CDS encoding alpha/beta hydrolase produces the protein MIDFENGLELMDRPEIISRLFFPRREFIEGQNPPNVMNYFIKVAEDISIGCRFYPARNNAPNILYFHGNGETCLDYDYIDPLYRERGLNLFVADYRGYGFSDGNPSCSSMIRDAHPTFQGFVAILHDLGYNGDLFVMGRSMGSAPAIEVAYHYQRQLKGLIVESGFASSRNQFARLGVTHLFKDVENPVGFGNDLKIREVVIPTLIIHGEEDEIIPAEEGRALYALSGAAEKVSLFIPHAGHNDLMVEGLEEYMGAIESHCKIFKT, from the coding sequence ATGATCGATTTCGAAAACGGTCTGGAACTGATGGATCGCCCGGAGATCATTTCCCGGTTGTTTTTTCCTCGCCGGGAGTTTATCGAAGGCCAGAACCCGCCGAACGTGATGAACTATTTTATCAAAGTAGCTGAAGATATTTCTATCGGTTGCCGGTTCTATCCGGCCCGAAACAATGCACCCAACATCCTGTATTTTCACGGCAACGGAGAGACGTGCCTGGACTATGACTATATTGACCCACTGTACAGGGAACGCGGACTGAACCTGTTTGTAGCCGATTACCGCGGATACGGATTCAGCGACGGCAATCCTTCCTGCAGCAGCATGATAAGAGATGCCCATCCCACCTTCCAGGGTTTTGTCGCCATTCTTCACGACCTGGGTTACAACGGGGATCTTTTTGTTATGGGGCGGTCCATGGGAAGCGCTCCGGCTATTGAGGTGGCCTATCACTACCAGCGGCAGTTGAAGGGATTGATCGTGGAAAGCGGTTTTGCCAGCTCCCGGAACCAGTTTGCGCGGCTGGGGGTGACCCACCTATTCAAAGACGTTGAAAACCCTGTTGGTTTCGGGAATGACCTGAAGATAAGGGAAGTGGTAATTCCCACTCTAATCATACACGGTGAAGAGGATGAAATCATCCCGGCTGAAGAGGGGAGGGCGCTTTATGCTCTTTCCGGGGCCGCTGAGAAAGTTTCGCTCTTTATACCCCATGCCGGGCATAACGACCTGATGGTGGAAGGCCTGGAAGAATATATGGGGGCGATTGAAAGTCATTGTAAAATTTTTAAAACTTAA
- a CDS encoding chemotaxis protein — MGTGQSNILLETGTNEVEILELFIEEDNYTGYYGVNVAKVLEIIPLPAKIMRPPKLKETFIFGMFNHRDKIITLLDLGVWLERTRIEHTPPKVLITEFNNVTNAFLVSGITRIHRVAWGDIKPLDGYMEGLSDTVTGVIKVDDRLIFILDLEKAVADLNPELAISASSLTLLNDNPVEDIPIKVLHADDSLVIRNTVKKRLEENKIFSVHSATNGDEAWNYMVEMKNRSHKSGTKLTDFVDIILSDIEMPGMDGYHLCKKIKEDPELKSIPVVLFSSLITDKLTHKGEAVGADGQFAKPDMQLILFMKELVEKRRQTVE, encoded by the coding sequence ATGGGTACAGGTCAGTCGAATATCCTTCTCGAAACAGGCACCAATGAAGTGGAAATCCTGGAACTTTTCATTGAAGAAGATAATTACACGGGCTATTATGGGGTCAATGTGGCAAAAGTGCTTGAAATAATCCCTTTGCCCGCAAAAATCATGAGACCCCCTAAACTCAAAGAAACCTTTATTTTCGGAATGTTCAATCACCGGGATAAGATCATCACCCTTCTTGATCTTGGTGTATGGCTGGAGAGAACCAGGATTGAGCATACACCGCCAAAGGTATTGATCACAGAGTTCAATAATGTGACAAATGCCTTTCTGGTTTCCGGAATTACCAGAATTCATCGGGTTGCTTGGGGCGACATCAAGCCCCTGGACGGTTACATGGAAGGACTTAGTGATACTGTTACCGGGGTTATCAAGGTGGATGACAGGCTCATATTTATCCTTGATCTCGAGAAGGCTGTTGCAGATCTGAATCCCGAATTGGCTATATCAGCTTCATCGCTGACCCTCTTGAATGATAATCCGGTTGAAGATATACCTATCAAGGTGCTCCATGCAGATGACTCTCTCGTTATCCGCAATACGGTTAAGAAAAGGCTGGAGGAGAATAAGATCTTTTCAGTCCACTCTGCCACTAATGGCGATGAAGCGTGGAACTATATGGTTGAAATGAAGAACAGGAGCCACAAAAGCGGGACAAAACTGACCGATTTTGTTGATATTATACTTAGCGACATCGAAATGCCCGGCATGGACGGTTATCACCTGTGCAAAAAAATCAAGGAAGACCCGGAACTAAAATCGATTCCAGTCGTACTTTTCTCTTCATTAATTACGGACAAGCTCACCCACAAAGGAGAGGCTGTAGGTGCAGACGGTCAATTCGCAAAACCTGACATGCAACTCATATTATTTATGAAAGAACTGGTTGAAAAAAGGCGTCAGACAGTCGAATAG
- a CDS encoding YwbE family protein gives MDGMTRSDIKPGIKVSIVLKKDQRTGTLTEGVVKDILTKSPHHPHGIKVRLESGEVGRVKK, from the coding sequence ATGGATGGAATGACACGGTCCGATATAAAACCCGGTATAAAGGTTTCAATCGTTCTGAAGAAAGATCAACGCACAGGGACATTGACAGAAGGGGTCGTGAAGGATATCCTCACCAAATCTCCTCACCATCCGCATGGAATAAAAGTACGGCTTGAAAGCGGCGAAGTAGGGAGGGTAAAAAAATAG
- a CDS encoding Sir2 family NAD-dependent protein deacetylase, with the protein MEDKIREIAEWIVNAKIVVVFVGAGLSTESGIPDFRSPGGVWDKYDPGVFYFQNFISNERAREKYWQVATEMYESMKDAPPNTGHFAIAELERLGKLDCLITQNIDGLHFKAGNSEKKVLELHGTAMHVTCLSCSKKYERDDIQTRVAAGEKAPRCDACGGLLKPATISFGQSMPEWETAEAYRRSEACDLFMVVGSSLVVHPAAHMPVVAKQGGAKLAIINRDETACDGMADIIVNGTAGPIMAAILEKVKQLIHF; encoded by the coding sequence ATGGAAGATAAAATACGAGAGATAGCTGAATGGATTGTGAATGCAAAGATTGTTGTTGTCTTTGTGGGTGCAGGCCTGAGCACAGAATCCGGCATACCCGACTTCCGTAGTCCCGGAGGTGTCTGGGACAAATACGACCCTGGAGTCTTCTATTTCCAGAACTTCATCTCCAATGAAAGGGCCCGTGAGAAGTACTGGCAGGTGGCCACGGAAATGTATGAGTCCATGAAAGACGCACCGCCCAATACGGGCCATTTCGCAATCGCTGAGCTGGAACGGCTGGGAAAACTCGACTGTTTGATTACTCAAAACATTGACGGTCTCCACTTTAAAGCAGGCAATTCAGAGAAAAAGGTGCTGGAGCTCCACGGAACCGCTATGCATGTGACCTGTCTGAGCTGCAGCAAGAAATACGAGCGGGACGACATCCAGACACGGGTTGCCGCAGGAGAAAAGGCTCCCCGGTGTGATGCCTGCGGAGGTCTCCTCAAGCCTGCCACCATCTCCTTTGGTCAGTCCATGCCTGAGTGGGAAACGGCGGAAGCCTATAGACGCTCAGAAGCATGTGATCTCTTTATGGTTGTCGGGTCGTCCCTTGTTGTACACCCTGCCGCCCACATGCCCGTCGTTGCAAAACAAGGAGGGGCAAAACTGGCGATCATCAATCGGGACGAGACGGCCTGCGACGGTATGGCCGATATAATCGTAAACGGCACGGCTGGTCCTATTATGGCAGCAATTCTGGAAAAGGTGAAGCAGTTAATACATTTTTAG
- a CDS encoding DUF1318 domain-containing protein — protein sequence MIKKFRHFTFVTVIFLAACVTVNVYFPAAAIQKVADQIVDDVTGTKDQQKPESKPDIKSRLFDELKKINLGPKEAYAQADITISTPAIRNIRQSMKESFQQLKPFYTRGSVGENNMGFVEVRNTSDLNMKEKADVTRLVDQLNKNRTALYAEIMKANKLDTNSLPQVQKIFANAWRSKSQTNWWIQNDNGVWEKKQ from the coding sequence ATGATCAAAAAATTCAGACACTTCACTTTCGTAACGGTAATTTTTTTAGCGGCCTGCGTAACGGTAAACGTCTACTTTCCTGCAGCAGCAATACAGAAGGTGGCCGATCAGATTGTAGATGATGTCACCGGTACAAAAGACCAGCAGAAACCGGAGAGCAAACCGGATATAAAAAGCCGGCTTTTTGACGAACTGAAAAAAATTAATCTGGGGCCGAAGGAGGCATATGCCCAAGCAGACATAACCATATCAACACCTGCTATACGCAACATCAGACAATCGATGAAGGAGAGCTTCCAGCAGTTGAAACCATTTTATACTCGCGGCAGCGTTGGAGAAAATAATATGGGTTTCGTGGAGGTACGCAACACTTCAGACCTCAACATGAAAGAAAAAGCTGATGTAACAAGACTTGTGGATCAGTTGAATAAAAATCGTACAGCCCTCTATGCCGAGATTATGAAGGCCAATAAGCTTGATACCAATTCGTTACCTCAGGTTCAGAAAATATTTGCCAACGCCTGGCGGAGCAAATCGCAAACTAACTGGTGGATACAGAACGATAACGGAGTGTGGGAGAAAAAACAGTAA